The Dyadobacter sp. 676 DNA window GGCTTCCAAGTTCGGGAAACTATGATTATACTTGCTTTCAAAGGGCATCGAAATGACAATAACGGAAAGGCATCAATTCATTTTGCAGGAACTCAAAAGAGCGGGTACGGTCAGTATTGTGCAGCTTTCCGAGCAAATGCAGGTATCGGGTGTGACCATTCGAAAGGACCTGAAACTTCTCGAAGATAAAAACCTGCTGTTCAGGACACATGGCGGGGGTTCGCTTAACAACCCGTACGCCGTGGAGCGGCCCATCAACGAGAAAGAGTTTATCAATTCCGACGAGAAACAAAGCATCGCGCGGGAGGCATTGAACCTGATCCGGCAAACCGATTCGATTATCATCGGGTCGGGGACCACCGTTTTCGAACTGGCCCGGTGCCTGCATCCCACAAAGCAGATCACCGTGATTACCCCGGCGGTGAAGGTGGCGCTGGAACTCAGTAACCGTGCCAATGTGGAGGTGTTGCAACTCGGCGGGCTGATACGGAAAAACTCCTCGTCGGTGGCAGGATCCTATGCGGAATACATTCTCGAACATATTTCCTGCGGCGTGCTGTTTATCGGGGTCGACGGAATCGACTTCGATTTCGGGCTTTCGATCAGCAACCTGACGGAGGCCGGCCTGAATCAGAAGATGATCGATACGGCGCAGAACGTAGCGGTGCTGGCCGATCATACGAAGTTCGGTAAGCGGGGGATCGCTAAAATTTGCGACCTCGACCAGGTTCAGTACATCGTTACCGACGCTGGCGTCCCGGAAGAGGTCGTGAAATCCCTGGAAGATCGCGGCGTTAAGGTCCTGATCGCAGGGAAGTAGGGTTCAGGAAGTAAGTCGTCCGGTTTAATCCATTTTGTCGGCCAGCTCGAAGTTTGGTTTCAGTTGTCTTCTGGTGGAAGCCGTAAGCTCGCGTTTAGCCAGTGCGTGGCATTCGTAAGTAGCGTCGGCGAACATCATTTGCTGGGGGGGGCGTTTTCTGCGTCGCTGCCGAAGGGCCGCGTAATGCGCCTACGAGCCCCATTTCCCGTGCTACGTACACATAGCGTATGGCGTCGATGACCACACCTGCCGAATTGGGCGAGTCCTGCACCGAAAGTTGCGCATCGAGTATCACCGGCGAGCCCATAAAGCCTTCGAGTTCGAGGCGGAAATTGGCTACTTTGTTGTCTCCGTAAAAGGCGATATATTCCGAGGGACCGGCGTGCAGGAAGCTGTCGGCGGTGGAAATGCCTCGAATGTCGTTTTGCGCGCGGATCACATTTTCCTTGGATATTTTTTTCGATTTGAGGCGATTTTTGTCTTCCATATTCAGGAAGTCGGTGTTGCCGCCCACATTCCGCTGAATATGCGCCTTTACATGATGGCCTCGCTCGAAGGCGAGTTCCTGCAACATTTGCGATAGAATACTGGCGCCGAATTGGCTGCGCATATCGTCGCCGATGAGCGGAATGCCGGCTTCGATGAATTTCTGCTCCCACGCGGGGTCCGACGCAATAAAGACCGGGATGCAGTTGACAAGCGAAATGCCCAGTTCCAGGCAGATTTCGGCATAAAATTCCGTAGCGAGCTGCGAACCTACGGGCAGATAGTTGATCAGCACTTCGGCTTCGTGTGCCCGCAGGCGGGCGACGATTTCCTGGCGGATCGTGTTGATCAGGGTGTGGTCATAGCTATCCGGATTCGCCAGGATGTCGGTGGGTTTCAGTTCGTCTTTTACCACGAACCGGTTGTCGGCTGGATAGGCCAGCATTTGCGGCGATACGCCGTCGAGTACCGGCGAGCGGTAAACCGGCGCTTCACTGATAATGTCGGTATAAAGCTCGATGGCGCAATTGGGTTTGGTAAAAATCGCTTGCTTCAGCGGCAGTCCGATTTTACGCTCATCGACATCGAAGCCGCACACAAACTCGATGTTGGCGGCCCGATAGCCGCCGATCCGGTCGGCCATTAATCCGGTGGTTTTTTCGGAATACTTCGTGTAGTATTCGACGCCTTGCACAAGTGAGCTGGCGCAGTTGCCGACGCCTA harbors:
- a CDS encoding Myo-inositol-1-phosphate synthase, whose amino-acid sequence is MSNIDKKIKVAVVGVGNCASSLVQGVEYYTKYSEKTTGLMADRIGGYRAANIEFVCGFDVDERKIGLPLKQAIFTKPNCAIELYTDIISEAPVYRSPVLDGVSPQMLAYPADNRFVVKDELKPTDILANPDSYDHTLINTIRQEIVARLRAHEAEVLINYLPVGSQLATEFYAEICLELGISLVNCIPVFIASDPAWEQKFIEAGIPLIGDDMRSQFGASILSQMLQELAFERGHHVKAHIQRNVGGNTDFLNMEDKNRLKSKKISKENVIRAQNDIRGISTADSFLHAGPSEYIAFYGDNKVANFRLELEGFMGSPVILDAQLSVQDSPNSAGVVIDAIRYVYVAREMGLVGALRGPSAATQKTPPPANDVRRRYLRMPRTG
- a CDS encoding DeoR/GlpR family DNA-binding transcription regulator — its product is MTITERHQFILQELKRAGTVSIVQLSEQMQVSGVTIRKDLKLLEDKNLLFRTHGGGSLNNPYAVERPINEKEFINSDEKQSIAREALNLIRQTDSIIIGSGTTVFELARCLHPTKQITVITPAVKVALELSNRANVEVLQLGGLIRKNSSSVAGSYAEYILEHISCGVLFIGVDGIDFDFGLSISNLTEAGLNQKMIDTAQNVAVLADHTKFGKRGIAKICDLDQVQYIVTDAGVPEEVVKSLEDRGVKVLIAGK